CGGCCTTCTGGAAATGTCACGTCAACGTTTAAGATTGTCATTAGGCGAAACGGCACAGGAAGTTTGTCCGCGCTGTGAAGGCCGCGGCACTGTCCGTAATATTCAGTCTCATGGACTGTCCCTTGTCCGTCTTATTGAAGAAGAAGCCTTAAAGGAAAAAACCGCTGAAGTGCAAGTGCAACTGCCGGTTGAAATGGCCACCTTCATCATTAACGAGAAGCGCGATTTTTTACTGAACATTGAAAAACGACATGGTGTTCAGGTTTTAATCATTGCCAACCCTTACATGCAGACGCCGCAGTATGAAATTACCCGACTGAAGGAAGACAATGTCGGTAAAAACAAAAAGCCAAGCTATTCCCTGATTCAGCCGCCTGAACTGACATTAGTCCGTACGGATCAAGACACTGTCAAAGTGGATGAACCGGCCGTGAAATCATTCACCTCGCACAAAGTAACCAAGGCGAATCAAAACGGGTTTATCAAACGTTTGTGGAAGAGTTTGTTTGGTGGCGAAGAAGTCGCTCCAGCCGCCAGTCATCGCACTGAAAAACAACCTCACAGCGGTCAACCCCGCCATCAGCATACTCTGCATAGCGGAGAGCGTCGAAGCCACAATCAAAGCAATCGCCGCCGCCGCCCTGCGGGGAATACGCAGCGAAATGCACAGCCGCAACAACAGCAGCAGCAACGCAAGAAAAATACGAGTGGCGGTCATCAAAATCAAAACGGACGGGTCCTACCCATAAAGCAGGAATCCGCAAAAAAAAAAGAACCAGTTAACCGAGAGTCAACAGACAATTGATTAACGCTTCGGCCATGGCGCCCACCATGGCCAGTTCTTTCTGCCGTGGCTAAACCGCGGCAGTTCAGTCAACGTGCCCCGCAAGGGGGACTATTTCACGAATCCTGTTATTAATCCGCACAATTTTATTCTCGTGGCTTGAGGCTTTAAGCCGCTTCAATCCGCTACGCTCAAGCTGTCCTTGTCCACAACCAAGGATGCCCGCTTCGTGAGCTCCCTCTTTTCTTACCCGCGAAGGCGGGTAACCATTCGGATTCCGGATGTTGGACACCTGCAACTGCAAGCCCGGTTGCAAAAGGCCCTGCCACTGAATGGATGCCCGCCTGCCCGGGCAAGACAGGGGGTGGATGCGATTCATTTTTCGGGCAGGCCCCCTTACCTAAAGCCCGCAAGGCAGATTGAGGGCTTTTTTCCCTGCCTAAGCCAATACACATCCTCGTCTCAACATATATTCATCAAATGGCCGGCTCTTTTAATCTTCCCTTAAGACTCAAGGAGTACTCTAGGTTTACCTAAATCGGAAATTAATATTATGGTTAAACCTGTTGCATTTCTTGATGTGGATCATACCCTTATTTTTCCTGATCCAAACAGTGATGACGGCGGCGCGATTTATAACGACACCCTTATTGAGGCTTTATTAAAAAAAGGCATTAAAGACGTCTACCTATTCACCGACATGGCCTTTAGGACCTCTTCTATTCGGGAGCGGAGGGAACTGATTCAACACCTTCAAGACAAAGGTCTTACTGTCCATGGTGTACTGACCCCCTGCGATATTCTGTGGTCGCAATTAACCGGTGACGAAGCGAAAAAGCTCAACAGGGCTCTGTTGGAAACCAAACTGTCAAGATATTCTGGTGCGGCATTTACTAAAGCAATTAGTGATCAACAATTCATAAGTAAAAATCCTTTCGTAACTGGATTGCAACAGTATTCTCCTGAAAAAAACCGCCCTGGATGCAGCTATGACGAAGCGAACGAGGCGTTTGATCCCGATGCCTCCGCACTCCCTAATAATTTAGAAACCAAAAGCACCATGGTAAAGGTTTTTACTGATTATCTGGCGGAGAACAAGGGGTATGTTGATCTGGACAAAAAATCCGGCGAGCAGCAAGGCCACACCAAGTCGCTGATGCTCGATTTCTTTCTGCATCACAAACCGGATTGGGTCAGCAGCATTTTAATTGTCGATGACAACATTAATGTCATTCAAGGGGTCGACATGTACAAGGCGACCCACAATCCTGAGCTCCCTATTGGTACATTGTATATTCAAAAAATGGAATCCGAAGAGGTGTATACAGCGGCTATGGAAACGCATGGGAAACACCTCGAGATACAACAATTAATCGACAGTCACATCAAGCACTTAAGCGCGACTCGATACAACCCGTTCTTAAGCAGTCCGCAAGCAAAAATTGAAGCCTTACAACTATTAAAAGAAGAAATTCTGAAGGCGTTCAATACGGCTGAGGATGTGAATATTCCATTGATCATCAACAACTGGCAAAACGCGGAGAAATTCAAAAGCGCGTCGAGCAACGTCATCGTGCCGGTCTCCAAAGTCCTTAGCCAGCACCGCAATCTCTTCTTCGTTGAGGACCGCAACAAGCCCACGTCAACCCAGTTGTTTATTGAACAGCTTAAAACGCAATTCAAATCTCAAAACAGCAAAGAAGAGGTCTTGATTAATCCTGAGTACACGATTAATTGACCTTGATACCTGCCTGGGCTTCAACAAGCTCAGGCAGGCTTAATTTGAATCCTCCAATCCCGTTGCAATCGGCGTGACGCCGATATTGGGATTAATGCCGCAGTCATCCAGAAGTTTCAGCAAATTATTACCGCGACGGGTTAAGCGTTTGATGCAATACGTTTCGAGGTAACTTTGCAGTATGTAATAATACTCCGGCAAATTGAGTATGGTTAATATTTTTTCGGCACGGGCAATGTGATGGGATTGGCTGTGATCACAGGCTTGAAAAAGCACAGCGCCTAACATGGCGGCAAAGCTGGCTTTGCGAACAGGATCGGCAAGGTAAAAGCGATGAACGCACTCATCAAGCGCCCGGTCTTTATCCCACTCAACCCAGGTATCATAAAGACTCATGGCTTCTTCGTCATCCAGGCGTCCGATTATAGCCATTTTCTGCAGGGCGTAACCCACAGCAACAACGGATTGAACGTTTGCCCACGAACAGTTGCCGCTGATTTGTGAACTGATGGGCATTTGTGCCGTCGGCACCAATCCCAGGTGTTGATTGATAGTCTGATGAAAATACTTTCGTCCCTGTTTTCGGTAGAGAAATTCCTTAAGGAATGCCAGATTAAAGGCGTCTGGCCGGGTGATGCGGTAAATATTGACACTGCCTTCTTTCAGGCTGTTCTCACCGCGATCAATTTTAGCCCACCATTGGCCATAACGAATAAAGGCCATGGCATGCCCCCGGCTGGCAGCGGGTAGAATTAACAGGGGAGCCTGCCTTAAGCGGTCAATCTGACGAAGCTGCTCTTCCTGCAGATGGGGATGGTGCTGAAACTTAAGCAATTCTGCCGCAGTGCCCAACGCATCCATGATTTCATGTAAAAAAGGAAAATGTTCCCGTAAATGCCGGGTGGAATAGCTGCTGGTAAAACGACGCAACGAATCCTTGATGACTGCCACGGTAAACTCAAGAATAAAGCCTTCGTAATCAAGCTCAATAAACTCGCCTTTGGCATTGACGATGTCGACATCACCCTTTAATTCATAACGATGACCCAGCAGTTTGCCATGAATGAAATCAAGGGCAAAATCCAGTTTGGCGCCGTATTGGTACAGTAAATGTTTTAGGGTGTCCTGACCACGAAGAACAGGATAAACCAGCACCGAAAGTCCGGAATGGGTATAGGCATTGGGATCGGCCTGATGTTCCAGCAGCAGCCGCGTCAGTTCGAGATCCTGATTATCGACAGCCCAGTGAAGCGGGGTTCGGCCAGTCACGTCCGCTTTATTGACATTCACTCCCCGGCTGATTAACTGCTCGGCAACAGCGGGCTGACGCGTAATCGCGCATTCAATCAACGGCGTGAACCCATACTCATCAATGTCATCGAGTGATTCACCCAATCGCAGGTAATGCTCAAAATCAGGCATACGGCAACTGATGATGTCATTGGCGATGGTCATGAATTATGGTCCCTGTGGTTTGGGTGCAGTGGTGAATTTGGGCATATTCCCCAGGCGCAACTGTTTCTCCATTTCCTGCTCTCGCCGTTCATTGTCAAATTCGCGGCGGGCTTCGGTATTGAGCGGCGGTTCCGGATTCAAATTCGGATCAATGCCATCAAAACGCTGGGCATCCAGCCAGGGATGTTGTTGAATGGAATTTTGCAACTCCCCTTCCGGCACATTGGACGGCTGTTCATCCGGGTGTTCACGCGCATGGACTCTGGCCAGCTGACGATGCCCTTCCTGCTCCATCAAACGGCGTTTGCGTTCCATGCTGCCGGTTTCATCGGCAAGGTAGGACCCGGTGCGCTTGACCTCCGGTAACTCACTGTAAGTAAACGCATCATGATGAACGATATTGCCCTGGCGGGTCACCACCACCACATCAACAATACCGCGCCCAGAGGGTGTAAGGGCCGTTACCGTGGTTGGATTGACCAGTTTAAAACGCATGGCGGCTTTGCCGCCAAAGGTTACCCCGATGGCAGCGCTTAAATTGGGACCCGTAATCGTGACTTCCGTACCGCCAGCCAGTGTCCCTAAGTCAGGAGACACGGTAATGCCGGCCGCCAGACGGCCAGTGAAGGCGTTAGGGATTTTTGGTTTAGTACTCATACTACACAGTATAAATTATAAATACTCACGTTGCAGTATTTCAGCAATCTGTACCGCGTTGGTGGCCGCTCCTTTGCGGATGTTGTCAGCAACCACCCATAAATTCAAGCCGCAGGGATCGGTGATGTCTTCCCGTATGCGACCCACAAACACCTCATCCTGTCCGATGGCATGGGAAAAGGGCGTCGGGTAACGCAATTTGGCTGGATCATCCACCACTTTGACCCCAGGCGCTTTGGCTAACAGTTTGCGTGCTTCGGATGCGCTCAGCGGCTTTTTCAATTCAAGATGAATGGCTTCGGAATGCCCATAGAGAACCGGAACCCTGACCGTGGTGGGGTTAACCAGAATGCTGTCATCTTCCATGATTTTTTTGGTTTCCCAGACCATTTTCATTTCTTCCCGGGTATAGCCGTTTTCCATAAACTCATCAATGTGCGGCAGGACATTGAAGGCAATCTGGTGTGGGTAAACCCGGGCATCCACCGGACGGCCATTCAATAACTCACCGGTTTGGTGGATAAGCTCACTGATTGCTTTTTTGCCCGTACCGGAAACCGCCTGATACGTGGCCACATTGATTCGCTTGATTCCCACAGCATCGTGCAGGGGTTTTAATGCCACCACCATCTGGATGGTGGAACAATTGGGATTGGCAATGATGCCGCGTTGGGTGTATTCGCGGATGCGATGCGCATTGACTTCAGGAACCACCAGCGGGATATCCTGTTCGTAACGGAAACAGGAGGTGTTGTCGACGACAACGCAGCCTGCAGCGGCAGCGATGGGCGCATACTGTTTAGACACCGACCCGCCCGCTGAAAATAAACCAATGTCCACCCCTGAAAAATCAAAATCAGCGAGGTTCAGCACTTCCAGTTCACGGTTATTGAATCGCACCGTTTTTCCTGCTGAACGCTCACTGGCCAGGGGATACAACTTATCCACGGGAAAGTCGCGTTCCTGAAGCACCGTCAGAAACGCTTCTCCCACAGCGCCTGTCGCCCCTACGATCGCCACATTCAGCCGTCTGCTCATAATAACCTCTTTCATTGTCTTGTTGTCTTCAAATCTTGGGGAAAGTTCATCGCCGCGTCAAGGCTCATGGAACGCCTTCATCAGCGATTCTGCGCTTTATGACGCAAATAATGATCCATGATGACTAAAGCCATCATCGCTTCCGCAATAGGAGCGGCGCGAATGCCCACACAGGGATCATGACGGCCTTTAGTCACAACAGTGACTTCTTCCCCCGCTGTGTTCAGTGTCTTACCCGGTTTG
This region of Legionella taurinensis genomic DNA includes:
- a CDS encoding IPT/TIG domain-containing protein, coding for MSTKPKIPNAFTGRLAAGITVSPDLGTLAGGTEVTITGPNLSAAIGVTFGGKAAMRFKLVNPTTVTALTPSGRGIVDVVVVTRQGNIVHHDAFTYSELPEVKRTGSYLADETGSMERKRRLMEQEGHRQLARVHAREHPDEQPSNVPEGELQNSIQQHPWLDAQRFDGIDPNLNPEPPLNTEARREFDNERREQEMEKQLRLGNMPKFTTAPKPQGP
- a CDS encoding aspartate-semialdehyde dehydrogenase: MSRRLNVAIVGATGAVGEAFLTVLQERDFPVDKLYPLASERSAGKTVRFNNRELEVLNLADFDFSGVDIGLFSAGGSVSKQYAPIAAAAGCVVVDNTSCFRYEQDIPLVVPEVNAHRIREYTQRGIIANPNCSTIQMVVALKPLHDAVGIKRINVATYQAVSGTGKKAISELIHQTGELLNGRPVDARVYPHQIAFNVLPHIDEFMENGYTREEMKMVWETKKIMEDDSILVNPTTVRVPVLYGHSEAIHLELKKPLSASEARKLLAKAPGVKVVDDPAKLRYPTPFSHAIGQDEVFVGRIREDITDPCGLNLWVVADNIRKGAATNAVQIAEILQREYL
- the ankH gene encoding Dot/Icm T4SS effector AnkH/LegA3, with amino-acid sequence MTIANDIISCRMPDFEHYLRLGESLDDIDEYGFTPLIECAITRQPAVAEQLISRGVNVNKADVTGRTPLHWAVDNQDLELTRLLLEHQADPNAYTHSGLSVLVYPVLRGQDTLKHLLYQYGAKLDFALDFIHGKLLGHRYELKGDVDIVNAKGEFIELDYEGFILEFTVAVIKDSLRRFTSSYSTRHLREHFPFLHEIMDALGTAAELLKFQHHPHLQEEQLRQIDRLRQAPLLILPAASRGHAMAFIRYGQWWAKIDRGENSLKEGSVNIYRITRPDAFNLAFLKEFLYRKQGRKYFHQTINQHLGLVPTAQMPISSQISGNCSWANVQSVVAVGYALQKMAIIGRLDDEEAMSLYDTWVEWDKDRALDECVHRFYLADPVRKASFAAMLGAVLFQACDHSQSHHIARAEKILTILNLPEYYYILQSYLETYCIKRLTRRGNNLLKLLDDCGINPNIGVTPIATGLEDSN